A genomic window from Oceanobacillus timonensis includes:
- a CDS encoding glycoside hydrolase family 13 protein — translation MLKEAIYHRPKGNFAYAYKEETLHIRLKTKKKDAQKVSLIYGDPYDWKRKQWAYRKKPMSITASDDLFDYWFIELDVPTRRLRYGFEISDVKETLIYTEKGFSSNIVTDDISYYFCFPFINPIDIFETPDWVKDTVWYQIFPDRFANGNKKNDPEDVLPWASEAPALDNFFGGDFEGILKNLDYLTDLGINGIYLTPIFKAYSNHKYDTIDYMEIDPQFGDKETFKKLVDACHQRGIRVMLDAVFNHSGLYFKPFQDVLENQESSKYKDWFHLHEFPVKDIYPPNYDTFGYVESMPKLNTENPEVRSYFLDVATYWIEKFDIDGWRLDVANEVDHSFWRAFRKRVKSIKPDLYILGEIWHDALPWLEGDQFDAVMNYPFTLAGLDYIAKEKIDTTQFANRLSTSYSSYTENSNEVAFNLLDSHDTPRVLTECDGNIEKVRLLYVLLFSFPGTPCVYYGDEIGMTGGEDPECRKCMVWDEKDQNTSLKKFIKQFIQLRLSEEAFTHGKLFIIQPDRADNYFHFVRSTKDSSIHFFINPTNQPVNISLDTTSSNDVLDLWNQKKLQTKENSLHTELPANDFLILKQ, via the coding sequence ATGTTAAAAGAAGCCATATACCACAGACCTAAAGGAAATTTTGCTTACGCTTACAAAGAGGAAACACTTCATATTCGTTTGAAAACCAAGAAAAAAGATGCCCAAAAAGTTAGCTTGATTTACGGTGACCCTTATGATTGGAAAAGGAAACAATGGGCTTATAGGAAAAAGCCAATGTCTATTACTGCTTCAGATGACTTATTTGATTATTGGTTTATTGAACTCGACGTACCTACAAGACGCTTGAGATATGGTTTTGAAATAAGTGATGTGAAAGAAACACTTATTTATACAGAAAAAGGATTTTCTTCAAATATTGTAACAGATGATATATCCTATTATTTCTGCTTTCCATTTATTAATCCGATTGATATTTTTGAAACACCTGATTGGGTGAAAGACACCGTATGGTATCAAATCTTCCCTGATCGATTTGCAAATGGAAACAAGAAAAACGACCCAGAAGATGTTTTGCCTTGGGCTAGTGAAGCACCTGCTTTAGATAATTTTTTTGGAGGTGATTTTGAAGGCATTCTAAAAAACTTAGATTATTTAACAGATTTAGGAATCAATGGTATTTATCTGACTCCTATCTTTAAAGCATATTCTAATCATAAATACGATACTATCGATTATATGGAGATTGATCCTCAATTTGGAGATAAAGAGACGTTTAAAAAACTTGTCGATGCCTGTCACCAAAGAGGAATCCGAGTAATGCTGGATGCTGTATTTAATCATAGTGGTTTATATTTCAAACCTTTTCAAGATGTTTTGGAAAACCAGGAAAGTTCCAAATATAAAGATTGGTTTCATCTGCATGAATTTCCGGTAAAGGATATCTATCCACCTAATTATGATACGTTCGGGTATGTTGAATCCATGCCAAAACTAAACACAGAGAACCCGGAAGTCCGTTCTTATTTCTTAGACGTTGCCACTTATTGGATTGAAAAATTTGATATTGATGGCTGGCGTTTGGATGTGGCAAATGAGGTAGACCATTCATTCTGGAGAGCGTTTCGTAAGAGAGTTAAATCGATTAAACCCGATTTATATATTCTCGGAGAAATATGGCATGATGCGCTCCCATGGCTGGAAGGTGACCAGTTTGATGCAGTCATGAACTACCCATTTACTTTGGCTGGACTGGACTATATTGCAAAAGAGAAGATAGATACTACCCAATTCGCCAATCGATTATCTACATCCTACTCATCTTATACGGAAAATAGCAATGAAGTAGCTTTTAATTTGCTCGATAGTCATGATACACCAAGAGTGCTTACAGAGTGTGATGGCAACATAGAAAAAGTTCGTCTATTATACGTACTATTATTTTCTTTCCCTGGTACACCTTGTGTGTACTATGGTGACGAAATTGGGATGACAGGAGGAGAAGACCCTGAGTGCAGAAAATGTATGGTTTGGGATGAGAAAGATCAAAATACGTCGCTGAAAAAATTTATAAAACAATTTATTCAGCTGCGGCTTTCTGAAGAAGCATTTACACACGGAAAGCTGTTCATTATCCAACCAGATAGAGCAGATAATTATTTTCATTTTGTGAGAAGTACCAAAGATTCTTCTATTCATTTTTTTATTAACCCAACAAATCAACCAGTTAACATATCATTGGATACCACTTCTTCTAATGATGTGTTGGATTTATGGAATCAAAAAAAGCTACAAACGAAAGAAAACAGTCTGCATACTGAATTGCCAGCTAATGATTTTCTTATTTTGAAGCAATAA
- a CDS encoding sugar ABC transporter substrate-binding protein has product MKKKLFMGISLIVILAILVSCGPNRDEVTETVVEEATEENKPDSLHVWVEDNEHNLAAYEEITQNFTEETGIDVVITPFGMFDQLEAMSLDGPSGGGPDLFFQPHDETGNVYLQGLAAELDLTEEEKKGYLEGSMEALNYEDAQIGIPSSVETYTLMYNTDLVPEVPETIEELEALGEHLTVPENDEYGFLMEAPEMYFSYPFFEAYGGYIFEQENETSYDVEDIGIDNAGSVQAGELLQSWYENGYLPRNLNADILNGLFVDGKVGAVFSGPWNIEEYESALGDSLATAPLPDLDGEPLTSFSSVKGWMVNQYSENIDWAKELALFMTSEESSEIYFEHTQEIPAREDIEMDSDLYEAFMVQLEQSEFMPNIPAASAVWDPMRDAMIFISNGEDVQEVLTETKEMIQDEIEIMGAADAD; this is encoded by the coding sequence ATGAAGAAAAAGTTATTTATGGGTATTTCTTTGATAGTGATTTTAGCTATACTGGTTTCTTGTGGTCCGAATAGGGATGAAGTAACTGAAACAGTGGTAGAGGAAGCAACAGAAGAAAACAAGCCAGATTCACTACATGTTTGGGTTGAAGATAATGAACATAATCTAGCCGCATATGAAGAGATTACTCAGAACTTTACTGAAGAAACTGGAATTGATGTAGTCATAACCCCCTTTGGGATGTTCGATCAATTAGAAGCCATGTCATTGGATGGACCGTCAGGCGGAGGACCTGATTTATTCTTTCAACCACATGATGAGACAGGAAATGTCTACCTTCAAGGGCTTGCTGCTGAATTGGATTTAACGGAAGAAGAGAAAAAGGGGTATTTGGAAGGTTCTATGGAAGCTCTTAATTACGAAGATGCGCAAATTGGCATTCCATCTTCCGTTGAAACTTACACTCTCATGTATAATACCGATCTTGTACCTGAAGTGCCTGAAACAATTGAAGAATTAGAAGCTTTGGGAGAACATCTTACCGTACCTGAAAATGATGAATATGGTTTTTTAATGGAAGCACCTGAGATGTATTTTTCATATCCTTTTTTTGAAGCTTATGGTGGGTATATTTTTGAGCAAGAAAATGAAACTAGTTATGATGTAGAAGATATTGGAATTGATAATGCTGGGTCTGTTCAAGCAGGAGAATTATTACAAAGTTGGTACGAAAATGGCTATCTTCCACGCAATCTTAATGCCGACATTCTAAATGGTCTTTTTGTTGATGGTAAAGTAGGAGCTGTTTTCTCAGGTCCATGGAATATCGAGGAATATGAAAGCGCATTAGGAGATAGTTTAGCAACAGCTCCACTTCCAGATTTAGATGGAGAACCGTTAACCTCTTTTTCCAGTGTAAAAGGATGGATGGTCAATCAATATAGTGAAAATATAGACTGGGCGAAGGAATTGGCTCTGTTTATGACTAGCGAAGAGAGTTCAGAAATTTATTTTGAGCATACGCAAGAAATCCCCGCTCGGGAAGATATAGAGATGGATAGTGACTTATATGAGGCGTTCATGGTTCAATTGGAACAATCTGAGTTTATGCCCAATATTCCAGCTGCTTCAGCTGTCTGGGATCCAATGAGAGATGCTATGATATTTATTTCAAACGGAGAGGATGTCCAAGAAGTATTAACAGAGACAAAAGAAATGATTCAAGATGAAATTGAAATTATGGGAGCAGCAGATGCTGACTAG
- a CDS encoding sugar ABC transporter permease, translating into MKKATHNPRTATLLAIVPGLGQIYNKQYLKGVLFFFITLAFITVFYDILNIGYWGLVTLGTLPEVDDSRVLLAQGILAMIVTVFAILFYVLQIKDARKIAKMRLDGFTSLSMREGFRQSWNKGFPYLLLTPGLLLLIFTVIFPLLFMIGLAFTNYNLFNAPPRNVLDWVGFQNFTDLITVPIWRSTFFSVLSWTVIWTLVATTLQIALAMLLAVIVNDKRIKYKRFIRTILILPWAVPSFVTILIFAAMFNDGFGTINRDILEPLFSSGIPWLSDPFWTRIALIMIQTWLGFPFVFALFTGILQSVSSDWYEAADMDGANRIQKFRFITLPHVLFATAPLLIMQYAGNFNNFNIIYLFNEGGPPVRGQNAGGTDILISWIYGLAFENSQYSMAAAVSIIIGLIVAAFAIFQFRQSRSFKEGDDS; encoded by the coding sequence GTGAAAAAAGCAACCCATAATCCCAGAACAGCAACATTACTTGCTATTGTTCCTGGGCTCGGCCAAATCTATAATAAGCAATATTTAAAAGGCGTATTATTTTTTTTCATTACGTTAGCATTTATTACAGTGTTTTATGATATTTTAAACATCGGCTATTGGGGACTTGTTACACTTGGAACACTTCCTGAAGTAGACGATTCTCGAGTTTTATTAGCTCAAGGTATATTAGCCATGATTGTGACGGTATTTGCTATTCTATTCTATGTTTTGCAAATAAAGGATGCTAGAAAGATAGCAAAAATGCGTCTAGATGGTTTTACTTCACTTTCTATGCGGGAGGGCTTTAGACAATCGTGGAATAAAGGATTTCCGTATCTATTGTTAACGCCAGGATTGTTACTTTTAATTTTTACTGTTATTTTTCCACTATTGTTCATGATAGGTCTAGCTTTTACTAATTATAATTTGTTTAATGCTCCTCCAAGAAACGTATTGGATTGGGTTGGCTTTCAAAACTTTACCGATCTTATTACTGTCCCTATATGGAGAAGTACATTTTTCTCGGTTCTTTCTTGGACGGTGATTTGGACATTAGTCGCAACGACGCTTCAAATTGCATTAGCGATGCTTCTCGCAGTAATTGTTAATGACAAACGAATTAAATACAAGCGGTTCATTCGAACGATCTTAATTCTTCCATGGGCTGTTCCATCATTTGTGACTATCTTGATTTTTGCGGCAATGTTTAATGATGGGTTCGGTACTATCAATCGAGATATCCTGGAGCCTTTATTTAGTTCAGGAATTCCTTGGTTATCAGATCCATTTTGGACAAGAATTGCATTGATTATGATACAAACGTGGTTAGGTTTTCCTTTTGTATTTGCTCTTTTTACTGGGATTTTGCAAAGTGTTTCTTCAGACTGGTATGAGGCTGCCGATATGGATGGTGCTAATCGTATCCAAAAGTTTCGTTTTATTACACTTCCACATGTTCTCTTTGCGACAGCACCACTGTTAATTATGCAATACGCAGGGAACTTTAATAACTTTAACATTATTTATCTATTTAATGAAGGAGGTCCGCCGGTACGGGGACAAAATGCAGGGGGAACAGATATTTTAATTTCATGGATATATGGATTGGCATTTGAGAATTCTCAATATAGCATGGCTGCTGCTGTCTCTATTATTATTGGGTTAATAGTCGCTGCATTTGCTATATTCCAGTTCCGTCAAAGCAGATCCTTTAAAGAGGGGGATGATTCTTAA
- a CDS encoding sugar ABC transporter permease produces MNPKTKSKIEVFFMYLFLALMFIVIVYPLLWTLAFSFNSGTNLYGASIIPESWSLAHYKWLFFDPQSNYVQWYINTLIIAFSTSIAATATVGLTAYAFSRYRFVGKKNGLYLFLVLQLFPVLMAMVAIYILLNTVGLLDSLFGLILVYVGTSIPMNAFLVKGYLDTIPKELDESAKLDGAGHFRILFQIVLPLAKPILAVVALFNFMTPFMDFILPRILLRSPENYTLALGLFNFVSDQFANNFTRFAAGAVLIALPIAAVFLYLQRYLISGLSSGATKG; encoded by the coding sequence ATGAATCCAAAAACAAAATCGAAAATTGAAGTATTTTTCATGTATTTGTTTCTTGCACTTATGTTCATTGTTATTGTATATCCATTACTATGGACATTAGCTTTTTCATTCAATTCAGGAACCAACCTTTATGGGGCAAGTATTATTCCAGAAAGCTGGTCTTTGGCACACTATAAATGGTTGTTCTTTGACCCGCAAAGTAACTATGTCCAATGGTATATCAATACCTTAATTATTGCATTTTCCACATCAATAGCGGCAACAGCGACAGTTGGATTGACAGCATATGCTTTCTCAAGGTACCGATTTGTGGGGAAGAAGAATGGATTATATTTATTCTTAGTTCTTCAACTATTTCCTGTGTTAATGGCCATGGTTGCTATTTATATACTGCTGAATACGGTAGGTTTGCTTGACTCCTTATTCGGTCTAATTTTAGTTTACGTGGGGACATCAATTCCGATGAATGCTTTTCTAGTAAAAGGGTATTTAGATACAATTCCAAAAGAACTTGATGAATCGGCAAAATTAGACGGCGCAGGTCATTTCCGTATTTTATTTCAGATTGTTTTGCCGTTAGCTAAGCCAATTTTGGCTGTTGTTGCGTTGTTTAACTTTATGACCCCTTTCATGGATTTTATCTTGCCAAGAATTCTCTTGAGAAGTCCAGAAAATTATACATTGGCGCTTGGTTTATTTAATTTTGTTAGTGATCAATTTGCTAATAATTTCACTCGGTTTGCTGCTGGTGCAGTCTTAATTGCATTACCGATTGCTGCAGTTTTCTTATATTTGCAGCGCTACCTTATTTCAGGTTTATCATCTGGGGCAACGAAAGGGTAG
- a CDS encoding LacI family DNA-binding transcriptional regulator, translated as MTVTIKDVAKRANVSPSTVSRVISDSDKISVETKKRVRNAMEELGYHINLNARVLVQQSTKTIGVVLKHSLSQSWNWINPFTPEAQQGISSHCHQHQYSLSITTGSSEDEIYDEVVKMVQGKRVDGVIVLYSKIEDKVVPFLIENNIPFTVVGKPMQRRNEIMYVDNDNINAGEQATNFLINHNHKFIGFIGEDPDFQVIRDRVNGYLKAVEDNKLPVDGSYIEYIKIPEDTDYKVKKLLNKKNPPTALVISHDIQGMLVLKALKKYGLSVPEDISLITFNRTILTEFAIPSLTTIDTEAFQLGYEASRGVIELINNPNAFKRSVIIPTKIESRESHKRLVKDNNYFSNDAVIEKEK; from the coding sequence ATGACAGTAACTATTAAAGATGTAGCAAAAAGAGCAAATGTATCTCCTTCTACTGTTTCACGTGTTATATCAGATAGTGATAAAATTAGTGTGGAGACAAAGAAAAGAGTTAGGAATGCAATGGAGGAGTTAGGTTATCATATTAATTTAAATGCTAGAGTACTAGTACAACAATCCACCAAAACGATTGGAGTTGTTTTAAAACATTCTCTAAGCCAGTCTTGGAATTGGATTAATCCGTTTACTCCAGAGGCACAGCAAGGTATTAGCTCTCATTGCCATCAACATCAATATAGCTTATCCATAACAACTGGTAGTTCTGAGGATGAAATCTATGATGAGGTAGTAAAAATGGTTCAGGGTAAAAGAGTTGATGGAGTTATCGTACTTTATTCAAAAATTGAGGATAAAGTAGTACCATTCTTAATTGAAAATAATATCCCATTTACCGTTGTTGGAAAACCAATGCAAAGAAGAAATGAAATAATGTATGTTGATAATGATAATATAAACGCAGGAGAGCAAGCTACTAACTTTTTAATAAATCATAATCATAAGTTTATAGGGTTTATTGGAGAAGATCCGGACTTTCAAGTAATAAGAGACAGGGTAAATGGTTATTTAAAGGCAGTTGAAGATAACAAACTCCCTGTTGATGGAAGTTATATTGAGTATATTAAAATCCCTGAAGATACAGATTATAAAGTAAAAAAGTTATTAAATAAGAAAAACCCGCCAACCGCTTTAGTTATTTCCCATGATATACAGGGGATGTTAGTTTTAAAAGCTTTAAAAAAATATGGATTGAGCGTTCCGGAAGATATAAGTTTAATAACGTTTAATAGAACTATTTTAACTGAGTTCGCTATTCCTAGTTTAACAACTATAGATACAGAAGCATTTCAACTGGGCTATGAAGCTTCAAGAGGAGTAATTGAACTGATTAATAATCCAAATGCCTTCAAACGGAGCGTGATTATTCCAACAAAAATTGAATCTAGAGAATCTCACAAAAGGTTAGTGAAAGATAATAATTATTTTTCTAACGATGCAGTAATAGAAAAAGAGAAATAA
- a CDS encoding ThuA domain-containing protein produces MNITVWNENRHEKTNETVASIYPNGIHGAIADFLSEAGHDVTTATLDEPEHGLNEERLEDTDVLIWWGHKAHDEVQDDIVERVKKRVWDGMGLIVLHSGHFSKIFQTLMGTGCDLKWRESDDTERVWNVDPSHPIAKGIGEYFEIEKEEMYGEHFDIPAPDELIFVSWFTGGEVFRSGATFKRGRGKIFYFRPGHETYPTYHQAEVQQVIKNAVEWAKNQDTPQHTYGNYQPIEK; encoded by the coding sequence ATGAATATCACAGTATGGAACGAAAACCGTCACGAAAAAACAAATGAAACCGTTGCCTCTATTTATCCAAATGGAATCCACGGAGCAATTGCCGACTTTTTATCAGAAGCAGGACACGACGTAACCACAGCTACATTAGATGAACCGGAACATGGTCTTAATGAAGAACGTTTAGAAGACACAGACGTCCTGATCTGGTGGGGACATAAGGCACACGACGAAGTACAGGATGATATAGTAGAGCGTGTAAAAAAGCGTGTGTGGGACGGCATGGGATTAATTGTACTTCATTCCGGCCATTTCTCCAAAATATTTCAAACGCTCATGGGCACAGGCTGCGATTTAAAATGGCGCGAATCCGATGATACCGAACGTGTCTGGAATGTCGACCCATCGCATCCGATTGCCAAAGGAATCGGCGAGTATTTTGAAATTGAAAAAGAAGAAATGTACGGAGAGCATTTTGATATTCCAGCACCAGATGAGCTCATTTTTGTAAGCTGGTTTACCGGTGGAGAAGTGTTCCGCAGCGGGGCGACGTTTAAACGTGGCAGAGGGAAGATATTCTATTTCCGTCCCGGGCATGAAACGTATCCGACGTATCATCAGGCTGAAGTCCAACAAGTGATTAAAAATGCTGTTGAGTGGGCGAAAAATCAAGATACGCCACAACATACGTATGGGAACTATCAGCCGATTGAAAAATAA
- a CDS encoding Gfo/Idh/MocA family protein, whose protein sequence is MSVKIAVIGCGSIAKHRHLPEYAANKHVEIAAVCDIVQERAEEAAATYQAKAYTDYKTLLKDENVDAVSICLPNYLHAPVSVDALNAGKHVLCEKPMATSTEEADQMIEAAKQSGKKLMIGHNQRFVPSHQKARELIASGAIGKIYSFRTTFGHGGPEGWSADGKESWFFKKDEAFIGAMGDLGIHKADLIRYVLQDEMVEVGAFVETSAKADTDVDDNASLILKSANGIIGTLAASWAYTANEDNSTVIYGEKAILRLEDDPTYSLVAQYASGETVKYELGGIQSNDEGGQTTTHVIDHFIESIQNNTTPLIDGEEGKKSLVIILGALESVETKRIYSLEK, encoded by the coding sequence ATGAGTGTAAAAATAGCAGTTATCGGATGTGGCAGTATTGCAAAACATCGTCATCTGCCAGAATATGCAGCAAATAAACATGTAGAAATCGCAGCAGTTTGCGATATTGTCCAGGAAAGGGCAGAAGAAGCGGCAGCAACTTATCAGGCAAAAGCGTATACGGATTATAAGACATTGTTAAAAGACGAAAACGTAGATGCAGTCAGTATTTGTCTGCCAAACTACTTACATGCGCCTGTCAGTGTCGATGCACTAAATGCCGGAAAACATGTACTTTGTGAAAAGCCAATGGCAACCTCTACAGAAGAAGCAGACCAAATGATAGAAGCGGCGAAACAGAGTGGAAAGAAATTAATGATTGGGCATAATCAACGTTTTGTTCCGTCGCACCAAAAAGCGAGAGAGCTGATTGCCTCTGGAGCAATTGGAAAGATTTACAGCTTCCGTACAACATTCGGACATGGTGGTCCGGAAGGGTGGAGCGCAGATGGCAAAGAAAGCTGGTTCTTTAAAAAAGATGAAGCTTTCATTGGTGCCATGGGTGATTTAGGTATACATAAGGCGGATTTAATCCGTTATGTATTACAGGATGAGATGGTGGAAGTCGGGGCATTTGTAGAAACAAGTGCGAAAGCGGATACGGACGTCGATGATAATGCATCGCTTATCTTAAAATCAGCGAACGGCATTATCGGCACTTTGGCGGCAAGTTGGGCTTATACAGCAAACGAAGATAATTCCACGGTGATTTACGGAGAGAAAGCAATATTGCGGTTGGAAGATGACCCGACCTATTCGCTGGTAGCTCAGTATGCGAGTGGCGAAACTGTCAAATACGAACTTGGCGGTATTCAATCCAATGATGAAGGCGGTCAGACTACAACACATGTGATTGATCATTTTATCGAGTCCATTCAAAATAACACCACGCCTCTTATTGATGGAGAAGAAGGCAAGAAATCGCTCGTTATTATTTTAGGAGCTTTAGAATCAGTAGAAACGAAAAGAATTTATTCATTGGAGAAGTGA
- a CDS encoding Gfo/Idh/MocA family protein, producing the protein MKRLKMGLIGAGGIAESRHIPAYQALSEQVEITAVQDVNLVRAKEVAEKYAIPNVFEDYLKMFQHVDAVTICTPNKFHEPIAVAALNQGVHVLCEKPMAMNADEGKRMLEAAEANNKILMIGYHYRFVDSVMLAKEAMLEVGAPIVTRVQALRQRKVPGWGVFINKQLQGGGSLIDWGCHLLDTAFWLVAPSKPIEVNAQTYQRLSKQPNQVNDWGSYDHEAVDVDDHVSAYIRFDDGSTLLFECSWAANIKADKTHVSISGEDGGINVFPYEFYQPKYHRMMETKTDTTENQQEAALLQAQHFIDVCSGKETLKNSPEDALLVTKVIDAIYESSEQGKSILIN; encoded by the coding sequence ATGAAAAGGTTGAAAATGGGGCTTATAGGTGCAGGGGGAATTGCGGAGAGCCGCCATATCCCCGCTTACCAAGCACTGAGTGAACAGGTGGAAATCACAGCAGTACAAGATGTGAATCTTGTTCGTGCCAAAGAAGTAGCAGAAAAATATGCGATTCCGAATGTGTTTGAGGATTATTTGAAAATGTTTCAACATGTAGATGCGGTAACCATCTGCACACCAAATAAATTTCATGAACCGATAGCGGTTGCCGCTCTGAATCAAGGTGTTCATGTTTTATGCGAGAAACCGATGGCAATGAATGCAGATGAAGGAAAGCGGATGCTAGAAGCAGCGGAAGCAAATAACAAAATTTTAATGATTGGCTATCATTATCGTTTTGTTGATTCTGTCATGCTGGCAAAAGAAGCGATGCTGGAAGTAGGAGCGCCTATTGTTACGCGGGTGCAAGCCTTGCGTCAGAGGAAAGTTCCCGGCTGGGGCGTGTTTATCAACAAACAGCTTCAAGGCGGCGGAAGCTTGATTGACTGGGGATGTCATTTACTTGATACGGCTTTCTGGCTTGTGGCGCCTTCCAAACCAATCGAAGTTAATGCACAGACTTATCAGCGCTTAAGTAAGCAGCCAAATCAGGTCAACGATTGGGGAAGTTATGATCATGAAGCAGTAGATGTGGATGATCATGTGAGTGCCTATATCCGGTTCGATGATGGGAGCACGTTGTTATTTGAATGTTCCTGGGCCGCAAATATTAAAGCGGATAAAACCCATGTATCGATATCTGGTGAAGACGGAGGAATAAACGTGTTCCCTTATGAATTCTATCAGCCGAAATATCATAGAATGATGGAGACAAAGACAGATACAACAGAAAATCAACAGGAAGCGGCGCTTTTACAAGCACAACATTTTATTGATGTATGCTCAGGAAAAGAAACATTAAAAAACAGTCCAGAGGATGCGTTGTTGGTCACGAAAGTCATCGATGCTATTTATGAAAGCAGTGAGCAGGGAAAAAGTATCTTAATTAACTAA
- a CDS encoding sugar phosphate isomerase/epimerase family protein, which yields MKLGVFTVLFAEKKLEDMLDYVKDAGLDAVEIGTGGNPGTAHCQLDELLENSDKRKEFKDKIESRGLTISAFSCHDNPVSPNKAHAKASHDTFVKTVRLAEMLDVPVVNTFSGTPGSNEDSKYPNWPVTPWPTEYSDILKWQWEEKLIPYWKEQGQFAEDHGVKVGLELHAGFLVHTPYTMLKLREATNNAIGANLDPSHLWWQGIDPVAAIKILGKANAIHHFHAKDTYIDQDNVNMYGLTDMQPYGEVQTRAWSFRSVGYGHSIQEWSNMVSALRTYGYDYVISIEHEDPIMSIEEGFHKAVQNLKQVNITEPPASMWWA from the coding sequence ATGAAATTAGGTGTATTTACGGTTTTATTTGCAGAGAAGAAGCTGGAAGACATGCTGGATTATGTGAAAGATGCCGGATTGGATGCGGTGGAAATAGGGACAGGAGGCAACCCTGGAACGGCGCATTGTCAACTGGATGAGCTGTTGGAAAACAGTGATAAACGAAAAGAATTTAAAGACAAGATTGAATCACGCGGACTAACCATCAGCGCATTCAGCTGTCATGATAATCCTGTTTCACCAAACAAGGCCCATGCAAAAGCGAGCCATGACACGTTTGTGAAAACGGTACGTTTAGCAGAGATGCTGGATGTTCCGGTTGTTAATACATTTTCCGGAACGCCGGGATCCAATGAAGATTCGAAATATCCGAATTGGCCAGTAACTCCTTGGCCGACAGAATACTCTGATATTTTGAAATGGCAATGGGAAGAAAAGTTGATTCCGTATTGGAAAGAGCAGGGACAATTTGCTGAAGATCATGGTGTCAAAGTAGGGTTGGAGCTGCATGCCGGTTTTCTGGTTCATACACCTTATACCATGCTGAAGCTTCGGGAAGCAACGAATAATGCAATTGGTGCCAACCTGGACCCGAGTCATTTATGGTGGCAGGGAATCGATCCGGTAGCGGCCATCAAGATTCTGGGCAAAGCGAATGCGATTCATCATTTTCATGCCAAAGATACGTACATTGACCAAGACAATGTGAACATGTATGGCTTAACCGACATGCAGCCGTATGGAGAAGTGCAGACGCGGGCCTGGAGCTTCCGTTCGGTAGGATATGGGCATAGTATTCAGGAGTGGTCCAATATGGTCAGTGCGCTTCGGACATATGGCTATGATTATGTGATCAGTATCGAACATGAAGACCCAATCATGTCGATTGAAGAAGGTTTTCATAAAGCAGTACAAAATTTAAAACAGGTGAATATCACAGAGCCTCCAGCTTCGATGTGGTGGGCTTAG